One Corallococcus exiguus DNA segment encodes these proteins:
- a CDS encoding discoidin domain-containing protein, with product MRRLSLACLLLVSPSVLAAAPAAPGYAQAEAWLEKEGRPDHYVPLNMLDGRDTTVWCAEGEKPSHVFIGFKEPVTLDEVRVYTGDGTSRDAFKANGRVRKFTLTSVDASRSVTVQDKRGLQAVPLSQPLFGARFILEVADRFPGAKEDSPVCLTDLVLYSGGKPLNGPALATRYKYDARVAPLVGTWFGGHEGAPERFLSFFVDGTWRFSLEPLETPEPTTVVSGTYTVSGNKVTLDIPKKGKVTARFERTAAGEGPKAAAALSLDGTLPEEWGSAFRGKP from the coding sequence ATGCGACGCCTGTCCCTGGCCTGCCTGCTGCTCGTGTCTCCGTCCGTCCTCGCCGCCGCGCCCGCCGCGCCCGGCTATGCCCAGGCGGAGGCCTGGCTGGAGAAGGAGGGGCGCCCGGACCACTACGTGCCCCTCAACATGCTGGACGGCCGGGACACCACCGTCTGGTGCGCGGAAGGGGAGAAGCCCTCCCACGTCTTCATCGGCTTCAAGGAGCCCGTCACCCTGGACGAGGTGCGCGTCTACACGGGCGACGGAACCTCCCGCGACGCCTTCAAGGCCAACGGCCGCGTGCGCAAGTTCACCCTCACCAGCGTGGACGCGTCCCGCAGCGTCACCGTGCAGGACAAGCGCGGCCTGCAGGCCGTGCCCCTGTCCCAGCCGCTGTTCGGCGCGCGCTTCATCCTGGAGGTCGCGGACCGCTTCCCCGGCGCCAAGGAGGACAGCCCGGTGTGCCTCACCGACCTGGTCCTCTACTCGGGCGGAAAGCCCCTCAACGGCCCCGCGCTGGCCACCCGGTACAAGTACGACGCGCGCGTGGCCCCGCTCGTAGGCACCTGGTTCGGCGGGCATGAAGGCGCCCCGGAGCGCTTCCTGTCCTTCTTCGTGGACGGCACCTGGCGCTTCTCGCTGGAGCCCCTGGAGACGCCGGAGCCCACCACCGTCGTCAGCGGCACCTACACGGTGTCCGGCAACAAGGTGACGTTGGACATCCCGAAGAAGGGCAAGGTGACGGCCCGCTTCGAGCGGACCGCCGCTGGCGAGGGGCCGAAGGCGGCCGCCGCGCTGTCGCTGGACGGGACGCTCCCCGAGGAGTGGGGAAGCGCCTTCCGCGGCAAGCCTTGA
- a CDS encoding zf-TFIIB domain-containing protein, whose product MNCPGCSVEMTDLEGDHETLRKCGDCGGLWTDVSDLRRILLHNNLPGLELLGGKVDAEALTGQCPDCQVDFVRIDGGDRKHPLHYDTCESCGGIFLESEFADAADAKAAEQEMVTFFRNFDAKRKSKAAI is encoded by the coding sequence ATGAATTGCCCCGGTTGCAGCGTCGAGATGACTGATCTCGAAGGAGATCACGAGACGTTGCGGAAGTGTGGAGACTGCGGAGGCCTGTGGACCGATGTTTCGGACCTGCGCCGCATCCTCCTTCACAACAACCTGCCCGGTCTGGAGCTACTCGGGGGCAAGGTCGACGCGGAGGCCCTGACAGGGCAGTGCCCGGACTGCCAGGTGGACTTCGTACGCATCGATGGTGGCGACCGGAAGCATCCGCTGCACTACGACACCTGCGAGTCCTGCGGCGGCATCTTCCTGGAGTCGGAGTTCGCGGACGCCGCGGACGCCAAGGCCGCCGAGCAGGAGATGGTCACCTTCTTCCGCAACTTCGACGCGAAGCGGAAGTCCAAGGCGGCCATCTAG
- the murA gene encoding UDP-N-acetylglucosamine 1-carboxyvinyltransferase, producing the protein MDKIVMKGGTALHGEVEVSGAKNAALPILASALLADGTTTFRNVPDLADVATMLEVLRTMGCEAARLTGKKADTCEISIAGNITPEAPYDLVKTMRASVLVLGPLVARFGRARVSMPGGCAIGARPIDQHLKGLKALGADIHLTEGYVEARAKQLKGGMVNFDVITVTGTENVMMAAVLAKGRTVMENCAREPEVEELARVLNKMGAKVEGAGTSIITIEGVDSLNPVEHAILPDRIEAGTLLVAAAISGGNVLVKHARPEHLDAVIDKLREAGCTITAEGGGLRCKAPRSLKSVNITTTEHPGFPTDMQAQLMALMTVSHGTSVISENIFENRFMHVPELHRLGADITIQGHTAVVKGVKALSGAQVMATDLRASASLILAGLRADGQTEVSRVYHLDRGYERLERKLRGLGADIRRVKERA; encoded by the coding sequence ATGGACAAGATCGTCATGAAGGGTGGCACCGCGCTGCACGGCGAGGTGGAGGTCTCCGGCGCGAAGAACGCGGCGCTGCCCATCCTGGCCTCCGCGCTGCTGGCGGATGGCACCACCACCTTCCGCAACGTGCCGGACCTGGCGGACGTGGCCACGATGCTGGAGGTGCTCCGCACGATGGGCTGCGAGGCCGCGCGCCTCACCGGCAAGAAGGCGGACACGTGTGAAATCAGCATCGCGGGGAACATCACCCCGGAGGCCCCCTACGACCTGGTGAAGACCATGCGCGCCAGCGTCCTGGTGCTGGGGCCGCTCGTGGCGCGCTTCGGCCGGGCGCGCGTGTCCATGCCGGGCGGGTGCGCCATTGGCGCGCGTCCCATCGACCAGCACCTCAAGGGCCTGAAGGCGCTGGGCGCGGACATCCACCTGACGGAAGGCTACGTGGAGGCCCGGGCCAAGCAGCTCAAGGGCGGCATGGTGAACTTCGACGTCATCACCGTCACCGGCACGGAGAACGTGATGATGGCGGCGGTGCTCGCGAAGGGCCGCACGGTGATGGAGAACTGCGCGCGCGAGCCGGAGGTGGAGGAGCTGGCGCGGGTCCTCAACAAGATGGGCGCGAAGGTGGAGGGGGCGGGCACGTCCATCATCACCATCGAGGGCGTGGACTCCCTGAACCCGGTGGAGCACGCCATCCTCCCGGACCGCATCGAGGCGGGCACGCTGCTGGTCGCGGCGGCCATCAGCGGGGGCAACGTGCTGGTGAAGCACGCACGGCCGGAGCACCTGGACGCGGTCATCGACAAGCTGCGCGAGGCGGGCTGCACCATCACCGCCGAGGGCGGGGGCCTGCGCTGCAAGGCGCCCAGGTCGCTCAAGTCGGTGAACATCACCACCACGGAGCACCCGGGCTTCCCCACGGACATGCAGGCGCAGTTGATGGCGCTGATGACGGTGAGCCACGGCACGTCCGTCATCTCCGAGAACATCTTCGAGAACCGCTTCATGCACGTGCCGGAGCTGCACCGGCTGGGCGCGGACATCACCATCCAGGGGCACACGGCGGTGGTGAAGGGCGTGAAGGCGCTCAGCGGGGCACAGGTGATGGCCACCGACCTGCGCGCCAGCGCGTCGCTCATCCTGGCTGGCCTGCGGGCTGACGGGCAGACCGAGGTCAGCCGCGTCTACCACCTGGACCGCGGGTACGAGCGGCTGGAGCGCAAACTGCGGGGCCTGGGGGCGGACATCCGCCGGGTGAAGGAGCGGGCCTGA
- the prmC gene encoding peptide chain release factor N(5)-glutamine methyltransferase, protein MSDVWTIRRLLTWTTGHFEKRGVDAPRLTTEILLAHVLKTGRVRLYVDLDRPLSKDELAAFKALIERRMAGEPTNYLTGTKEFYNRPFKVDARVLIPRPETELLVEAVLHSVPKDAPSRVLDVCTGSGCIAISVAAERPQATVLATDLSKDACALARENAQALGVAERVSVLEGDLFSPLPPDATFRVVVSNPPYIDSGDIAGLSAEVRREPRLALDGGPDGLVALRRVIEGARRVLEPGGLLALEMGETQGSAVLELLRAAGYSDARVEKDLERRERMAFGTQPAA, encoded by the coding sequence ATGAGCGACGTCTGGACCATCCGCCGGCTCCTTACCTGGACGACGGGGCACTTCGAGAAGCGCGGGGTGGACGCGCCCCGGCTCACGACGGAAATCCTGCTCGCGCACGTGCTCAAGACAGGCCGCGTGCGCCTGTACGTGGACCTGGACCGGCCGCTGTCCAAGGACGAGCTGGCCGCCTTCAAGGCGCTCATCGAGCGCCGGATGGCGGGCGAGCCCACGAACTACCTGACGGGCACGAAGGAGTTCTACAACCGCCCGTTCAAGGTGGACGCGCGCGTACTCATCCCCCGGCCGGAGACGGAGCTGCTGGTGGAGGCGGTGCTGCACTCGGTGCCGAAGGATGCGCCCAGCCGCGTGCTGGACGTGTGCACGGGCTCCGGCTGCATCGCCATCAGCGTGGCGGCGGAGCGGCCCCAGGCGACGGTGCTGGCCACGGACCTGTCCAAGGACGCGTGCGCGCTGGCCCGTGAGAACGCACAGGCCCTGGGCGTGGCCGAGCGCGTGAGCGTGCTGGAGGGCGACCTGTTCTCTCCCCTGCCCCCGGACGCGACGTTCCGGGTGGTGGTGTCGAATCCGCCGTACATCGACTCGGGCGACATCGCCGGGCTGTCCGCCGAGGTGCGGCGAGAGCCCCGGCTGGCGCTGGATGGCGGGCCGGACGGACTGGTCGCGCTGCGGCGGGTGATTGAGGGCGCCCGGCGGGTGCTGGAGCCTGGCGGATTGCTTGCATTGGAGATGGGTGAGACCCAGGGAAGCGCCGTCCTGGAGCTCCTGCGGGCCGCGGGCTACTCCGACGCGCGCGTGGAGAAGGACCTGGAACGGCGTGAACGCATGGCGTTCGGGACACAGCCCGCGGCCTGA
- the prfA gene encoding peptide chain release factor 1 has translation MIDKLEEVERRFERLTADLSNPDILADTAKLQKVSKERAGLERLVETFRAYRKVLADLSEVESWLSSSDPDEKAYAKESLPGLREQREEQEAALKILLLPKDPNDEKNVILEIRAGAGGDEAALFAEEVMQMYLRYADRKGWKADILDMSAGNAGGVKDATVTLSGDAVFSQLKYESGVHRVQRVPATETQGRIHTSTITVSVMPEAEDVDVQINPADIEMQVMRSTGAGGQSVNTTDSAVRLIHKPSGIVVKCQQEKSQGKNRAMALRMLRAKLYDMEQERIRNERDSMRRGQVGTGDRSEKIRTYNFPQDRLTDHRIGLTVHNLPAIMVGNVDEVITACRTHYQAEALKAQTGGGRPASEA, from the coding sequence ATGATTGACAAATTGGAAGAGGTCGAGCGCCGCTTCGAGCGGCTCACGGCCGACCTGTCGAACCCCGATATCCTCGCCGACACGGCGAAGCTCCAGAAGGTGTCCAAGGAGCGCGCCGGGCTGGAGAGGCTCGTCGAGACCTTCCGCGCCTACCGCAAGGTGCTGGCGGACCTGTCGGAGGTGGAGTCGTGGCTGTCCAGCTCCGACCCCGACGAGAAGGCCTACGCCAAGGAGTCCCTGCCGGGCCTCAGGGAGCAGCGCGAGGAGCAGGAAGCCGCGCTGAAGATCCTCCTGCTCCCCAAGGATCCCAATGACGAGAAGAACGTCATCCTGGAGATCCGCGCGGGCGCGGGTGGCGACGAGGCGGCCCTCTTCGCCGAAGAGGTCATGCAGATGTACCTGCGCTACGCGGACCGCAAGGGATGGAAGGCGGACATCCTGGACATGAGCGCGGGCAACGCGGGCGGCGTGAAGGACGCCACGGTGACGCTCTCCGGGGACGCCGTGTTCAGCCAGCTCAAGTACGAGTCCGGCGTCCACCGCGTCCAGCGCGTGCCGGCCACGGAGACGCAAGGGCGCATCCACACCTCCACCATCACCGTGTCGGTGATGCCGGAGGCGGAGGACGTGGACGTGCAGATCAACCCCGCGGACATCGAGATGCAGGTGATGCGCTCCACGGGCGCCGGTGGCCAGAGCGTCAACACCACGGACTCCGCGGTGCGCCTCATCCACAAGCCGTCCGGCATCGTGGTGAAGTGCCAGCAGGAGAAGAGCCAGGGGAAGAACCGCGCCATGGCCCTGCGCATGCTGCGCGCGAAGCTCTACGACATGGAGCAGGAGCGCATCCGCAACGAGCGCGACTCCATGCGCCGCGGCCAGGTGGGCACGGGCGACCGCAGCGAGAAGATCCGCACCTACAACTTCCCGCAGGACCGGCTCACCGACCACCGCATCGGCCTCACCGTGCACAACCTGCCGGCCATCATGGTGGGCAACGTGGACGAAGTGATTACCGCCTGCCGCACCCACTACCAGGCCGAAGCCCTCAAGGCGCAGACGGGCGGCGGGCGTCCCGCCAGCGAAGCATGA
- a CDS encoding CapA family protein codes for MRHAALLLLLSLSACHPRPVTPASPPPGLEPAAATETPPPEAASAPPAGSDTGHPAGQPTPPAPARPVTLVVGGDVTVGYHYEEYFDDQVAKGRTREEMFAYGFREVMPIVDSGDLFVVNLECPYTDSTVKLPKNFNFRARPELVNVLTAGRVGVVSLANNHMMDYGAQGLLDTLTSLEAARIPYFGAGRTLAEARRPAILTVGGLRVAFLGYFFLGTRNIEPREVYATDTTPGVAGHFSDVEVMERMLREDIAAAKAQADLVLPFFHWGIEGNTTPEPYQVRLAHAAIDAGAAGVLGSHPHVLQSMELYQGRPVLYSLGNFVFGGNWNPRDKRSVLWRARFDSTGYVSSDVLPLRTDRYPEFPVQPVPVTGAEADGVMTLLRTASQGTPGLERMLPALEAGGAGSQPPPSSSVRGGQ; via the coding sequence ATGCGCCACGCCGCCCTGCTGCTCCTGCTGTCACTTTCCGCCTGCCATCCCCGCCCCGTGACGCCCGCCTCCCCTCCCCCGGGGCTGGAGCCCGCCGCCGCCACGGAAACCCCGCCGCCCGAGGCCGCCTCCGCTCCGCCGGCCGGGTCCGATACCGGACATCCCGCTGGCCAGCCGACCCCTCCAGCCCCCGCCCGCCCGGTGACCCTGGTGGTGGGGGGCGACGTGACGGTGGGCTACCACTACGAGGAGTACTTCGATGATCAGGTGGCCAAGGGGAGGACGCGCGAGGAGATGTTCGCGTACGGCTTCCGCGAGGTGATGCCCATCGTGGACTCCGGCGACCTGTTCGTCGTGAACCTGGAGTGCCCGTACACGGACAGCACGGTGAAGCTGCCCAAGAACTTCAACTTCCGCGCGCGGCCGGAGCTGGTGAACGTGCTCACCGCGGGCCGCGTGGGCGTGGTGAGCCTGGCCAACAACCACATGATGGACTACGGCGCCCAGGGGCTCCTGGACACCCTCACCTCCCTGGAGGCCGCGCGCATCCCCTACTTCGGGGCCGGCCGCACCCTGGCGGAGGCGCGCCGCCCGGCCATCCTCACTGTGGGAGGCCTGCGCGTCGCGTTCCTGGGCTACTTCTTCCTGGGCACGCGCAACATCGAACCCCGGGAGGTCTACGCCACGGACACCACGCCGGGTGTGGCCGGGCACTTCTCCGACGTGGAGGTGATGGAGCGGATGCTGCGCGAGGACATCGCCGCGGCGAAGGCCCAGGCGGACCTGGTGCTGCCCTTCTTCCACTGGGGCATCGAGGGCAACACCACCCCGGAGCCGTACCAGGTCCGGCTGGCGCACGCGGCCATCGACGCGGGGGCGGCGGGGGTGTTGGGCAGCCACCCGCACGTGCTCCAGTCCATGGAGCTGTACCAGGGCAGGCCGGTGCTCTACTCGCTGGGCAACTTCGTGTTCGGTGGGAACTGGAACCCCCGGGACAAGCGCAGCGTCCTGTGGCGGGCGCGCTTCGACTCCACGGGTTATGTCTCCAGTGACGTGCTGCCCCTCAGGACCGACCGCTACCCCGAGTTCCCCGTCCAGCCGGTGCCCGTCACGGGTGCCGAGGCCGATGGGGTGATGACGCTGCTGCGCACCGCGTCGCAGGGGACGCCGGGGCTGGAGCGGATGCTCCCCGCGTTGGAAGCCGGGGGAGCAGGGAGCCAGCCGCCCCCCTCCTCCAGTGTGAGAGGGGGGCAGTAG
- a CDS encoding tetratricopeptide repeat protein, which yields MAREKDNIALSDEHNTRGIELADRGWLDEAVKEFKKAIDLDPTSAHAHDNLATVYAEKKQFREALGEYLTALKLEPESATAHYNLACFLSTHASEMAVEEYKEAIELDPEYPDAHLNLGLTYADQGRVEEAMRELQAAIELDPQDAFPRHELAALMMDEGDYRSSITQLKEVVRLEPDNFEAQLDLGICYAQKGFYAEAERAYERARALNAEDLLLNYNLAALYALWGRPKDAVQYLQKALAADRQKVLGWLSADPMFDVLKGDPDFEALF from the coding sequence ATGGCCCGGGAAAAGGACAACATCGCTCTGTCCGATGAGCACAACACCCGCGGCATCGAGCTGGCGGACCGGGGCTGGCTGGACGAGGCCGTCAAGGAGTTCAAGAAGGCCATCGACCTGGACCCCACGTCGGCGCACGCGCACGACAACCTGGCCACGGTCTACGCGGAGAAGAAGCAGTTCCGCGAGGCGCTGGGCGAGTACCTCACCGCGCTCAAGCTGGAGCCGGAGAGCGCCACCGCGCACTACAACCTGGCCTGCTTCCTCTCCACCCACGCCAGCGAGATGGCCGTGGAGGAGTACAAGGAAGCCATCGAGCTGGATCCGGAGTACCCGGACGCCCACTTGAACCTGGGGCTCACCTACGCGGACCAGGGGCGGGTGGAGGAGGCGATGCGGGAGCTGCAGGCCGCCATCGAGCTGGACCCGCAGGACGCCTTCCCCCGGCACGAGCTGGCGGCGCTGATGATGGATGAGGGGGACTACCGCTCCTCCATCACCCAGCTGAAGGAAGTGGTGCGGCTGGAGCCGGACAACTTCGAGGCGCAGCTGGACCTGGGCATCTGCTACGCCCAGAAGGGCTTCTACGCGGAAGCGGAGCGCGCCTACGAGCGCGCCCGGGCGCTCAACGCGGAAGACCTCCTGCTCAACTACAACCTGGCGGCGCTGTACGCGCTGTGGGGCCGTCCGAAGGACGCCGTCCAGTACCTGCAGAAGGCGCTGGCGGCGGACCGGCAGAAGGTCCTGGGGTGGCTGTCCGCGGACCCCATGTTCGACGTGCTCAAGGGCGATCCGGACTTCGAAGCCCTCTTCTGA
- a CDS encoding hemolysin family protein has translation MEWVFLGLALLLVVANGFFVATEFAIVKIRATRLQSLVDEGTPGASTALKMVTELDAYLSATQFGITLASLGLGWLGEPAFEHLLHPVVDKVLPEALAAKYGSTAAGIIGFSIITFLHIVMGELAPKSVAIQRAEQTTLAVALPMRAFYFLFYPAIRLLNWLAGLVLKAFGLHSASESHEATNEDELRVILHSSAQAGAITTARAELLERALEMAQKTARQVMVPRNQMRYLDVEEALDRNVIDARASGHTWLPVCRGNLDEVEGVVNVKDLFFLLSRGELRSLSQVQRPVLFIPENATLEQLLTEFRRRRRQIAMVVDEHGGTSGLVTIADVVAEVVGDVAELGRRVEEVRALPGGRFELPGTAQLDDLEAQLDVTFDLSDDEKGEVTTIAGYLMTKLGRVPEKGDSLKLDMWRILVEEVDGPRVVRVTVEPQSRPTAVPKDGSRPTEPPVPSGETG, from the coding sequence ATGGAATGGGTTTTCCTGGGGCTGGCGCTGCTGCTGGTCGTCGCGAACGGTTTCTTCGTGGCGACGGAGTTCGCCATCGTGAAGATCCGCGCCACGCGCCTGCAGTCCCTGGTGGACGAGGGCACGCCCGGCGCGTCCACGGCCCTGAAGATGGTGACCGAGCTGGACGCGTACCTGTCCGCCACGCAGTTCGGCATCACGCTCGCGTCGCTGGGCCTGGGCTGGCTGGGTGAGCCCGCGTTCGAACACCTGCTGCACCCGGTGGTGGACAAGGTGCTGCCGGAGGCGCTGGCGGCGAAGTACGGCTCCACCGCGGCGGGCATCATCGGCTTCAGCATCATCACGTTCCTGCACATCGTGATGGGGGAGCTGGCGCCCAAGAGCGTCGCCATCCAGCGCGCGGAGCAGACGACGCTCGCGGTGGCGCTGCCCATGCGCGCGTTCTACTTCCTCTTCTACCCGGCCATCCGGCTGCTCAACTGGCTGGCGGGGCTGGTGCTCAAGGCCTTCGGCCTGCACTCCGCCAGCGAGTCGCACGAGGCGACGAACGAGGACGAGCTGCGCGTCATCCTGCACAGCTCCGCGCAGGCCGGCGCCATCACCACGGCGCGGGCGGAGCTGTTGGAGCGCGCGCTGGAGATGGCGCAGAAGACGGCGCGGCAGGTGATGGTGCCCCGCAACCAGATGCGCTACCTGGACGTGGAGGAGGCGCTGGACAGGAACGTCATCGACGCGCGGGCGTCCGGGCACACGTGGCTGCCGGTGTGCCGGGGCAACCTCGACGAGGTCGAGGGCGTGGTGAACGTGAAGGACCTGTTCTTCCTCCTGTCGCGCGGCGAGCTGCGCAGCCTGTCGCAGGTGCAGCGCCCGGTGCTCTTCATCCCGGAGAACGCGACGCTGGAGCAGCTGTTGACGGAGTTCCGCCGCCGGCGCCGGCAGATCGCCATGGTGGTGGACGAGCACGGCGGCACGTCCGGGCTCGTGACCATCGCGGACGTGGTGGCGGAGGTGGTGGGCGACGTGGCGGAGCTGGGACGGCGCGTGGAGGAGGTCCGGGCGCTGCCGGGAGGCCGCTTCGAGCTGCCCGGCACCGCGCAGCTGGACGACCTGGAGGCCCAGCTGGACGTCACCTTCGACCTGAGCGACGACGAGAAGGGCGAGGTGACGACCATCGCCGGCTACCTGATGACGAAGCTGGGCCGGGTGCCGGAGAAGGGCGACAGCCTCAAGCTCGACATGTGGCGCATCCTCGTGGAGGAGGTGGACGGCCCCCGCGTGGTGCGCGTCACGGTGGAGCCGCAGTCGCGCCCCACGGCGGTGCCCAAGGACGGCAGCCGCCCCACGGAGCCGCCCGTGCCCTCCGGCGAGACGGGGTGA
- a CDS encoding TapB family protein: MEEGLSLTYRAGRSSELVLATKDVASAADGTVKATLAVSLKGRSGQTDLTCDSEGVRTGLGGLEGTLLSASGMDVQVVNAEGAAVPAPSVMVLGGTWKNSLSVKLQPPARKGGLRPIIATTFDKEATVVGEEEVTVAAGTFKALKIKNITTARASRPGSEGRSMESFMWFAPDVGIVKLTTDGETNLELLKVDRPNAKVKPAAIQGGAKKKAVKPTKS, encoded by the coding sequence ATGGAGGAAGGCCTGTCGCTGACCTACCGGGCGGGCCGCTCGTCGGAGCTGGTGCTGGCGACGAAGGACGTCGCCTCCGCCGCGGACGGGACGGTGAAGGCCACGCTGGCGGTGAGCCTCAAGGGGCGCAGCGGCCAGACGGACCTGACCTGCGACTCCGAAGGCGTCCGCACGGGCCTGGGCGGGCTGGAGGGCACGCTCCTGTCCGCGTCCGGAATGGACGTTCAAGTCGTGAACGCGGAGGGCGCGGCAGTGCCGGCGCCGTCCGTGATGGTCCTCGGGGGCACCTGGAAGAACAGCCTGTCGGTGAAGCTCCAGCCGCCGGCCAGGAAGGGCGGCCTGCGCCCCATCATCGCCACGACCTTCGACAAGGAGGCCACGGTGGTGGGCGAGGAGGAGGTCACCGTCGCGGCGGGCACCTTCAAGGCGCTGAAGATCAAGAACATCACCACGGCGCGCGCCAGCCGCCCCGGCTCCGAGGGGCGCTCCATGGAGAGCTTCATGTGGTTCGCGCCGGACGTGGGCATCGTGAAGCTGACCACGGACGGAGAGACGAACCTGGAGCTGCTCAAGGTGGACCGGCCGAACGCCAAGGTGAAGCCGGCGGCCATCCAGGGCGGCGCGAAGAAGAAGGCCGTGAAGCCCACCAAGAGCTAG